Proteins found in one Artemia franciscana chromosome 13, ASM3288406v1, whole genome shotgun sequence genomic segment:
- the LOC136034468 gene encoding zinc finger protein 423-like isoform X1, whose product MENHKKAPLNLMIACSKNQTLNESLTSETRQRGYGSDFSTTERILSNSGRDEKKCLVGARKRKAQKVLKHMVPSDLERSISPEPDTLNIFPPIQGHLDMRLTVCHYDQQRKGSDNLRVSDSEVSSFDGDEARRRSESDELRRYNEYDENRYFCHSHNSSFPNEDQLALHRYLYHQFENIEANFENGAGAFRTLQKMQEYSRLIASTTLRREEHKDLADIPSIISVTSAVTKQNSSPQSFDSAIASPESFAEDSQNLSKADDGDGKEEEGDCDPYAGLLRDMKLRGEFPCRLCEMVFPNLRALKGHNRVHLQAPPYKCNMCPTSSTDKSALIRHMRTHNGDRPFECRICQFAFTTKANCERHLRNLHGKKNREELRAAIIFHTNEEVPGPPPIPPTIPEKKEEMKDYKLTDRYNYRCNICSSVISEMKLREHLSVYHFNFSPDIYSCYQKILPDVEMPPTNDFQEKLRRVPKLEPAETAAVKVLVGFGKELKPTLPVPPKPQHFTVYEDPQTIPLDLSIKSEPPSPVIEKQAPTPVFPFPFFVNPYAKNWNNLSPAQWSGPLDMSGFKKQSIPDQTVPSPIKSPETTADESQDIRLVMKNGILVKKQKQRRYRTERPFECEFCSGRFTLRSNMERHAKQQHPEAWNARMKGKIYESFKTPVLDDDDHDSSAEESDDNLVVDENCRNYEAVHGIPSLDKLEALAKGPTLHNEKEQDKAISDKKKSAYSNAPHRVTCPYCPRRFPWTSSLRRHILTHTGQKPFKCTFCPLWFTTKSNCDRHLARKHSTSSSKKINSTGSDHSDETESHCSSPSSGELGVIESIYLCHICSKTFNEQPVLIQHVQLYHPEAFQTIVSKNDIELDLESPTGCQDEDSESAQEEEPLRRLTCAFCPRSYWSVSEFRLHMEQHSRSEQLASDGSRNFASRAEYQYSEKDHEEMSDFTS is encoded by the exons GCCCCATTAAACTTGATGATTGCTTGTTCGAAAAATCAGACTTTGAACGAGTCTTTAACATCAGAGACACGACAAAGAG GTTATGGAAGTGATTTCTCCACAACAGAGAGGATTTTATCGAACAGTGGTAGAGATGAGAAAAAGTGCTTGGTTGGAGCACGAAAAAGAAAAGCACAGAAAGTTCTAAAGCACAtg GTACCGTCAGACCTGGAAAGAAGTATTTCACCTGAACCGGATACATTGAATATCTTTCCACCGATCCAAGGTCATTTAGACATGCGCTTGACAGTCTGTCATTATGATCAGCAAAGGAAAGGATCGGACAATTTACGAGTCTCAGACTCAGAAGTCTCCAGTTTCGATGGAGACGAAGCACGTAGACGAAGTGAATCTGACGAACTACGACGATATAATGAATATGATGAAAATCGCTATTTTTGCCATTCTCATAACTCAAGTTTCCCTAACGAGGACCAGCTTGCTTTACATCGGTATCTGTATCACCAGTTTGAGAACATTgaagcaaattttgaaaatggtgcCGGAGCATTCCGAACATTGCAGAAAATGCAAGAGTACAGCAGACTAATCGCGTCGACAACACTGCGCAGAGAAGAACATAAAGACCTTGCTGATATTCCATCTATTATCAGTGTCACATCTGCtgttacaaaacaaaacagttcACCTCAAAGCTTTGATTCAGCAATTGCTTCTCCAGAAAGTTTTGCAGAAGATTCACAAAATCTTTCTAAGGCTGATGATGGTGatggaaaagaagaagaaggagatTGTGACCCTTATGCTGGACTTCTACGTGATATGAAATTGCGAGGAGAGTTTCCTTGTCGGTTATGCGAAATGGTATTTCCTAATTTAAGAGCCTTGAAAGGGCATAACAGAGTTCACCTACAAGCTCCACCTTATAAGTGTAACATGTGTCCTACATCAAGTACTGACAAATCAGCATTGATTCGTCATATGCGTACGCACAATGGAGACCGACCATTTGAATGTCGCATTTGTCAATTTGCTTTCACTACAAAAGCCAACTGCGAACGTCATTTACGAAACCTTCATGGCAAGAAAAATCGAGAAGAGCTGCGGGCAGCGATCATATTTCATACTAATGAAGAGGTTCCAGGTCCCCCACCTATTCCTCCTACTAtccctgagaaaaaagaagaaatgaaagaTTACAAACTTACAGACAGGTACAACTATAGATGTAACATTTGTAGCTCTGTTATCAGTGAAATGAAGTTGCGTGAACACTTATCAGTATATCACTTTAATTTCTCGCCTGATATATATTCTTGCTATCAAAAAATTTTACCTGATGTGGAAATGCCACCAACTAATGATTTTCAAGAAAAGCTTAGAAGGGTGCCAAAATTAGAACCAGCAGAAACTGCCGCCGTTAAAGTACTAGTAGGCTTTGGGAAAGAATTAAAACCTACCTTACCCGTACCCCCAAAGCCCCAACATTTTACTGTTTATGAAGATCCTCAAACGATTCCACTTGATCTTAGTATCAAATCTGAGCCACCTTCCCCAGTGATTGAGAAACAAGCTCCGACCCCTGTATTTCCATTCCCCTTCTTTGTTAACCCATATGCCAAAAACTGGAATAATCTGAGTCCAGCCCAATGGTCAGGTCCATTGGATATGTCAGGGTTCAAGAAACAGTCAATTCCCGACCAAACTGTTCCTTCTCCAATAAAAAGTCCCGAGACCACTGCTGACGAAAGTCAAGATATTCGTCTTGTTATGAAAAATGGTATccttgttaaaaaacaaaaacaaagacgcTATAGAACAGAGCGTCCTTTTGAGTGTGAGTTTTGCAGTGGGAGATTTACTCTACGTTCCAATATGGAGAGACATGCCAAACAGCAGCATCCTGAAGCATGGAATGCACGCATGAAGGGCAAAAtttacgagtcttttaaaaCCCCTGTCTTAGATGATGATGATCATGACTCATCTGCTGAAGAGTCTGACGATAATTTAGTTGTAGATGAAAACTGTAGAAACTATGAGGCAGTCCACGGTATACCCTCTTTAGATAAATTAGAGGCGCTGGCCAAAGGTCCCACATTACACAATGAGAAAGAGCAAGATAAAGCCATTAGTGACAAAAAGAAAAGTGCTTACTCTAATGCCCCTCACCGAGTTACCTGCCCTTACTGCCCCCGTCGGTTCCCATGGACGAGCTCTTTAAGACGCCATATTCTAACACACACTggccaaaaaccctttaaatgtaCCTTTTGTCCCTTGTGGTTTACAACTAAATCAAATTGTGATCGTCATCTTGCCAGAAAACATAGCACAAGTagcagtaaaaaaataaatagcacTGGCTCTGACCACAGTGATGAAACCGAGAGCCACTGCTCCTCACCTAGCTCTGGAGAATTGGGTGTTATTGAATCTATTTACTTGTGTCATATATGTAGCAAGACATTCAATGAACAGCCAGTTCTCATTCAGCATGTGCAACTCTATCATCCTGAAGCATTTCAAACCATTGTTTCAAAGAATGACATTGAATTGGATCTTGAATCACCGACTGGTTGCCAAGATGAAGATAGCGAGTCGGCCCAAGAAGAGGAGCCTCTACGAAGG ttaaccTGCGCTTTCTGTCCACGGTCCTATTGGTCAGTATCGGAATTTCGTCTACACATGGAGCAGCACAGCAGGAGTGAACAGCTTGCATCAGATGGTAGTAGAAATTTTGCTTCAAGAGCAGAATATCAGTATAGTGAAAAAGATCACGAAGAAATGTCAGATTTTACCTCTTAA
- the LOC136034468 gene encoding zinc finger protein 423-like isoform X2 produces the protein MTNQFEVNHVKMKLKLFMRNNLDLGYGSDFSTTERILSNSGRDEKKCLVGARKRKAQKVLKHMVPSDLERSISPEPDTLNIFPPIQGHLDMRLTVCHYDQQRKGSDNLRVSDSEVSSFDGDEARRRSESDELRRYNEYDENRYFCHSHNSSFPNEDQLALHRYLYHQFENIEANFENGAGAFRTLQKMQEYSRLIASTTLRREEHKDLADIPSIISVTSAVTKQNSSPQSFDSAIASPESFAEDSQNLSKADDGDGKEEEGDCDPYAGLLRDMKLRGEFPCRLCEMVFPNLRALKGHNRVHLQAPPYKCNMCPTSSTDKSALIRHMRTHNGDRPFECRICQFAFTTKANCERHLRNLHGKKNREELRAAIIFHTNEEVPGPPPIPPTIPEKKEEMKDYKLTDRYNYRCNICSSVISEMKLREHLSVYHFNFSPDIYSCYQKILPDVEMPPTNDFQEKLRRVPKLEPAETAAVKVLVGFGKELKPTLPVPPKPQHFTVYEDPQTIPLDLSIKSEPPSPVIEKQAPTPVFPFPFFVNPYAKNWNNLSPAQWSGPLDMSGFKKQSIPDQTVPSPIKSPETTADESQDIRLVMKNGILVKKQKQRRYRTERPFECEFCSGRFTLRSNMERHAKQQHPEAWNARMKGKIYESFKTPVLDDDDHDSSAEESDDNLVVDENCRNYEAVHGIPSLDKLEALAKGPTLHNEKEQDKAISDKKKSAYSNAPHRVTCPYCPRRFPWTSSLRRHILTHTGQKPFKCTFCPLWFTTKSNCDRHLARKHSTSSSKKINSTGSDHSDETESHCSSPSSGELGVIESIYLCHICSKTFNEQPVLIQHVQLYHPEAFQTIVSKNDIELDLESPTGCQDEDSESAQEEEPLRRLTCAFCPRSYWSVSEFRLHMEQHSRSEQLASDGSRNFASRAEYQYSEKDHEEMSDFTS, from the exons ATGACGAATCAGTTTGAAGTCAATCATGTTAAAATGAAGTTGAAATTGTTTATGAGAAATAATCTTGATCTTG GTTATGGAAGTGATTTCTCCACAACAGAGAGGATTTTATCGAACAGTGGTAGAGATGAGAAAAAGTGCTTGGTTGGAGCACGAAAAAGAAAAGCACAGAAAGTTCTAAAGCACAtg GTACCGTCAGACCTGGAAAGAAGTATTTCACCTGAACCGGATACATTGAATATCTTTCCACCGATCCAAGGTCATTTAGACATGCGCTTGACAGTCTGTCATTATGATCAGCAAAGGAAAGGATCGGACAATTTACGAGTCTCAGACTCAGAAGTCTCCAGTTTCGATGGAGACGAAGCACGTAGACGAAGTGAATCTGACGAACTACGACGATATAATGAATATGATGAAAATCGCTATTTTTGCCATTCTCATAACTCAAGTTTCCCTAACGAGGACCAGCTTGCTTTACATCGGTATCTGTATCACCAGTTTGAGAACATTgaagcaaattttgaaaatggtgcCGGAGCATTCCGAACATTGCAGAAAATGCAAGAGTACAGCAGACTAATCGCGTCGACAACACTGCGCAGAGAAGAACATAAAGACCTTGCTGATATTCCATCTATTATCAGTGTCACATCTGCtgttacaaaacaaaacagttcACCTCAAAGCTTTGATTCAGCAATTGCTTCTCCAGAAAGTTTTGCAGAAGATTCACAAAATCTTTCTAAGGCTGATGATGGTGatggaaaagaagaagaaggagatTGTGACCCTTATGCTGGACTTCTACGTGATATGAAATTGCGAGGAGAGTTTCCTTGTCGGTTATGCGAAATGGTATTTCCTAATTTAAGAGCCTTGAAAGGGCATAACAGAGTTCACCTACAAGCTCCACCTTATAAGTGTAACATGTGTCCTACATCAAGTACTGACAAATCAGCATTGATTCGTCATATGCGTACGCACAATGGAGACCGACCATTTGAATGTCGCATTTGTCAATTTGCTTTCACTACAAAAGCCAACTGCGAACGTCATTTACGAAACCTTCATGGCAAGAAAAATCGAGAAGAGCTGCGGGCAGCGATCATATTTCATACTAATGAAGAGGTTCCAGGTCCCCCACCTATTCCTCCTACTAtccctgagaaaaaagaagaaatgaaagaTTACAAACTTACAGACAGGTACAACTATAGATGTAACATTTGTAGCTCTGTTATCAGTGAAATGAAGTTGCGTGAACACTTATCAGTATATCACTTTAATTTCTCGCCTGATATATATTCTTGCTATCAAAAAATTTTACCTGATGTGGAAATGCCACCAACTAATGATTTTCAAGAAAAGCTTAGAAGGGTGCCAAAATTAGAACCAGCAGAAACTGCCGCCGTTAAAGTACTAGTAGGCTTTGGGAAAGAATTAAAACCTACCTTACCCGTACCCCCAAAGCCCCAACATTTTACTGTTTATGAAGATCCTCAAACGATTCCACTTGATCTTAGTATCAAATCTGAGCCACCTTCCCCAGTGATTGAGAAACAAGCTCCGACCCCTGTATTTCCATTCCCCTTCTTTGTTAACCCATATGCCAAAAACTGGAATAATCTGAGTCCAGCCCAATGGTCAGGTCCATTGGATATGTCAGGGTTCAAGAAACAGTCAATTCCCGACCAAACTGTTCCTTCTCCAATAAAAAGTCCCGAGACCACTGCTGACGAAAGTCAAGATATTCGTCTTGTTATGAAAAATGGTATccttgttaaaaaacaaaaacaaagacgcTATAGAACAGAGCGTCCTTTTGAGTGTGAGTTTTGCAGTGGGAGATTTACTCTACGTTCCAATATGGAGAGACATGCCAAACAGCAGCATCCTGAAGCATGGAATGCACGCATGAAGGGCAAAAtttacgagtcttttaaaaCCCCTGTCTTAGATGATGATGATCATGACTCATCTGCTGAAGAGTCTGACGATAATTTAGTTGTAGATGAAAACTGTAGAAACTATGAGGCAGTCCACGGTATACCCTCTTTAGATAAATTAGAGGCGCTGGCCAAAGGTCCCACATTACACAATGAGAAAGAGCAAGATAAAGCCATTAGTGACAAAAAGAAAAGTGCTTACTCTAATGCCCCTCACCGAGTTACCTGCCCTTACTGCCCCCGTCGGTTCCCATGGACGAGCTCTTTAAGACGCCATATTCTAACACACACTggccaaaaaccctttaaatgtaCCTTTTGTCCCTTGTGGTTTACAACTAAATCAAATTGTGATCGTCATCTTGCCAGAAAACATAGCACAAGTagcagtaaaaaaataaatagcacTGGCTCTGACCACAGTGATGAAACCGAGAGCCACTGCTCCTCACCTAGCTCTGGAGAATTGGGTGTTATTGAATCTATTTACTTGTGTCATATATGTAGCAAGACATTCAATGAACAGCCAGTTCTCATTCAGCATGTGCAACTCTATCATCCTGAAGCATTTCAAACCATTGTTTCAAAGAATGACATTGAATTGGATCTTGAATCACCGACTGGTTGCCAAGATGAAGATAGCGAGTCGGCCCAAGAAGAGGAGCCTCTACGAAGG ttaaccTGCGCTTTCTGTCCACGGTCCTATTGGTCAGTATCGGAATTTCGTCTACACATGGAGCAGCACAGCAGGAGTGAACAGCTTGCATCAGATGGTAGTAGAAATTTTGCTTCAAGAGCAGAATATCAGTATAGTGAAAAAGATCACGAAGAAATGTCAGATTTTACCTCTTAA
- the LOC136034468 gene encoding zinc finger protein 423-like isoform X3, which yields MIACSKNQTLNESLTSETRQRGYGSDFSTTERILSNSGRDEKKCLVGARKRKAQKVLKHMVPSDLERSISPEPDTLNIFPPIQGHLDMRLTVCHYDQQRKGSDNLRVSDSEVSSFDGDEARRRSESDELRRYNEYDENRYFCHSHNSSFPNEDQLALHRYLYHQFENIEANFENGAGAFRTLQKMQEYSRLIASTTLRREEHKDLADIPSIISVTSAVTKQNSSPQSFDSAIASPESFAEDSQNLSKADDGDGKEEEGDCDPYAGLLRDMKLRGEFPCRLCEMVFPNLRALKGHNRVHLQAPPYKCNMCPTSSTDKSALIRHMRTHNGDRPFECRICQFAFTTKANCERHLRNLHGKKNREELRAAIIFHTNEEVPGPPPIPPTIPEKKEEMKDYKLTDRYNYRCNICSSVISEMKLREHLSVYHFNFSPDIYSCYQKILPDVEMPPTNDFQEKLRRVPKLEPAETAAVKVLVGFGKELKPTLPVPPKPQHFTVYEDPQTIPLDLSIKSEPPSPVIEKQAPTPVFPFPFFVNPYAKNWNNLSPAQWSGPLDMSGFKKQSIPDQTVPSPIKSPETTADESQDIRLVMKNGILVKKQKQRRYRTERPFECEFCSGRFTLRSNMERHAKQQHPEAWNARMKGKIYESFKTPVLDDDDHDSSAEESDDNLVVDENCRNYEAVHGIPSLDKLEALAKGPTLHNEKEQDKAISDKKKSAYSNAPHRVTCPYCPRRFPWTSSLRRHILTHTGQKPFKCTFCPLWFTTKSNCDRHLARKHSTSSSKKINSTGSDHSDETESHCSSPSSGELGVIESIYLCHICSKTFNEQPVLIQHVQLYHPEAFQTIVSKNDIELDLESPTGCQDEDSESAQEEEPLRRLTCAFCPRSYWSVSEFRLHMEQHSRSEQLASDGSRNFASRAEYQYSEKDHEEMSDFTS from the exons ATGATTGCTTGTTCGAAAAATCAGACTTTGAACGAGTCTTTAACATCAGAGACACGACAAAGAG GTTATGGAAGTGATTTCTCCACAACAGAGAGGATTTTATCGAACAGTGGTAGAGATGAGAAAAAGTGCTTGGTTGGAGCACGAAAAAGAAAAGCACAGAAAGTTCTAAAGCACAtg GTACCGTCAGACCTGGAAAGAAGTATTTCACCTGAACCGGATACATTGAATATCTTTCCACCGATCCAAGGTCATTTAGACATGCGCTTGACAGTCTGTCATTATGATCAGCAAAGGAAAGGATCGGACAATTTACGAGTCTCAGACTCAGAAGTCTCCAGTTTCGATGGAGACGAAGCACGTAGACGAAGTGAATCTGACGAACTACGACGATATAATGAATATGATGAAAATCGCTATTTTTGCCATTCTCATAACTCAAGTTTCCCTAACGAGGACCAGCTTGCTTTACATCGGTATCTGTATCACCAGTTTGAGAACATTgaagcaaattttgaaaatggtgcCGGAGCATTCCGAACATTGCAGAAAATGCAAGAGTACAGCAGACTAATCGCGTCGACAACACTGCGCAGAGAAGAACATAAAGACCTTGCTGATATTCCATCTATTATCAGTGTCACATCTGCtgttacaaaacaaaacagttcACCTCAAAGCTTTGATTCAGCAATTGCTTCTCCAGAAAGTTTTGCAGAAGATTCACAAAATCTTTCTAAGGCTGATGATGGTGatggaaaagaagaagaaggagatTGTGACCCTTATGCTGGACTTCTACGTGATATGAAATTGCGAGGAGAGTTTCCTTGTCGGTTATGCGAAATGGTATTTCCTAATTTAAGAGCCTTGAAAGGGCATAACAGAGTTCACCTACAAGCTCCACCTTATAAGTGTAACATGTGTCCTACATCAAGTACTGACAAATCAGCATTGATTCGTCATATGCGTACGCACAATGGAGACCGACCATTTGAATGTCGCATTTGTCAATTTGCTTTCACTACAAAAGCCAACTGCGAACGTCATTTACGAAACCTTCATGGCAAGAAAAATCGAGAAGAGCTGCGGGCAGCGATCATATTTCATACTAATGAAGAGGTTCCAGGTCCCCCACCTATTCCTCCTACTAtccctgagaaaaaagaagaaatgaaagaTTACAAACTTACAGACAGGTACAACTATAGATGTAACATTTGTAGCTCTGTTATCAGTGAAATGAAGTTGCGTGAACACTTATCAGTATATCACTTTAATTTCTCGCCTGATATATATTCTTGCTATCAAAAAATTTTACCTGATGTGGAAATGCCACCAACTAATGATTTTCAAGAAAAGCTTAGAAGGGTGCCAAAATTAGAACCAGCAGAAACTGCCGCCGTTAAAGTACTAGTAGGCTTTGGGAAAGAATTAAAACCTACCTTACCCGTACCCCCAAAGCCCCAACATTTTACTGTTTATGAAGATCCTCAAACGATTCCACTTGATCTTAGTATCAAATCTGAGCCACCTTCCCCAGTGATTGAGAAACAAGCTCCGACCCCTGTATTTCCATTCCCCTTCTTTGTTAACCCATATGCCAAAAACTGGAATAATCTGAGTCCAGCCCAATGGTCAGGTCCATTGGATATGTCAGGGTTCAAGAAACAGTCAATTCCCGACCAAACTGTTCCTTCTCCAATAAAAAGTCCCGAGACCACTGCTGACGAAAGTCAAGATATTCGTCTTGTTATGAAAAATGGTATccttgttaaaaaacaaaaacaaagacgcTATAGAACAGAGCGTCCTTTTGAGTGTGAGTTTTGCAGTGGGAGATTTACTCTACGTTCCAATATGGAGAGACATGCCAAACAGCAGCATCCTGAAGCATGGAATGCACGCATGAAGGGCAAAAtttacgagtcttttaaaaCCCCTGTCTTAGATGATGATGATCATGACTCATCTGCTGAAGAGTCTGACGATAATTTAGTTGTAGATGAAAACTGTAGAAACTATGAGGCAGTCCACGGTATACCCTCTTTAGATAAATTAGAGGCGCTGGCCAAAGGTCCCACATTACACAATGAGAAAGAGCAAGATAAAGCCATTAGTGACAAAAAGAAAAGTGCTTACTCTAATGCCCCTCACCGAGTTACCTGCCCTTACTGCCCCCGTCGGTTCCCATGGACGAGCTCTTTAAGACGCCATATTCTAACACACACTggccaaaaaccctttaaatgtaCCTTTTGTCCCTTGTGGTTTACAACTAAATCAAATTGTGATCGTCATCTTGCCAGAAAACATAGCACAAGTagcagtaaaaaaataaatagcacTGGCTCTGACCACAGTGATGAAACCGAGAGCCACTGCTCCTCACCTAGCTCTGGAGAATTGGGTGTTATTGAATCTATTTACTTGTGTCATATATGTAGCAAGACATTCAATGAACAGCCAGTTCTCATTCAGCATGTGCAACTCTATCATCCTGAAGCATTTCAAACCATTGTTTCAAAGAATGACATTGAATTGGATCTTGAATCACCGACTGGTTGCCAAGATGAAGATAGCGAGTCGGCCCAAGAAGAGGAGCCTCTACGAAGG ttaaccTGCGCTTTCTGTCCACGGTCCTATTGGTCAGTATCGGAATTTCGTCTACACATGGAGCAGCACAGCAGGAGTGAACAGCTTGCATCAGATGGTAGTAGAAATTTTGCTTCAAGAGCAGAATATCAGTATAGTGAAAAAGATCACGAAGAAATGTCAGATTTTACCTCTTAA